The proteins below are encoded in one region of Candidatus Babeliales bacterium:
- a CDS encoding ankyrin repeat domain-containing protein, protein MKIVLYVLLWGLLSINTILGMKRPLKNSCVAVDRPEKYQRVIVELPMWSQLLDNDAAWLKKILEIDALGYCSASIEIAEAALKTIVDDGLLTGRCDPETEILAKLVAQRSIDRQRLLVFLKSNEFDQAKNVIGKNPYILHTYKDDSMFDLLSAVFAQKIIDSSASAQTYTCIRELMHSGFSLDVRDTAGIPLLCRVVRYDNDKYVDVLKGGASVNMHDKDGNTALYYAAALCDHDKIEKLLSYGAVFNHNIGNKIPVTHCMRPFVVTLFLKQYCIDCKTHDRSLANIPCVNRHLEHFMCGQCYNQRCTDSKKCPLCRRSLGEFGT, encoded by the coding sequence GTTGATCGTCCAGAAAAATATCAGAGAGTTATTGTAGAGTTGCCTATGTGGTCACAGCTTTTGGATAATGATGCAGCATGGTTAAAAAAAATTCTTGAGATTGATGCGCTTGGTTATTGTTCTGCAAGTATAGAAATAGCAGAAGCTGCACTAAAAACAATAGTAGATGATGGTTTGCTAACAGGTAGATGTGACCCAGAAACTGAAATACTTGCGAAATTGGTAGCACAAAGATCTATCGATCGGCAGCGATTGTTAGTGTTCTTGAAGAGTAATGAGTTTGATCAAGCAAAAAACGTTATTGGAAAAAATCCGTACATTCTGCATACGTATAAAGATGATTCTATGTTTGATTTATTAAGTGCAGTGTTTGCTCAGAAGATTATTGATAGTAGTGCATCTGCCCAAACATATACCTGTATCAGGGAATTAATGCATAGTGGATTTAGTCTTGATGTGCGTGATACAGCAGGGATCCCTTTACTGTGTAGAGTTGTTCGGTACGATAATGACAAGTATGTAGATGTATTAAAAGGTGGAGCTTCTGTTAACATGCACGATAAAGATGGTAATACCGCGCTATATTATGCAGCAGCGTTGTGTGATCATGATAAAATAGAAAAATTGTTATCTTACGGTGCGGTGTTTAACCACAATATTGGTAATAAAATTCCTGTTACACATTGTATGCGGCCATTTGTGGTTACATTGTTTCTAAAACAGTATTGTATTGACTGCAAAACACATGATAGAAGTTTAGCGAACATTCCTTGTGTCAACAGACACTTGGAGCATTTTATGTGTGGACAATGTTATAATCAGCGATGTACAGATAGTAAGAAGTGTCCTTTGTGTCGAAGAAGTCTTGGTGAATTTGGTACGTAA